gcatttcttcttggtgtagcaattttaacggccagtagtgtataaaacaccACCCAGTACAGCTACTGAGTGTGTTTTATGTCTGAAGAAAAGAAGGGTGGTGTAACATGTCATTCTGTCCTTTTCTATTGCCTCCACCGCATCGTACAATTTTTATGTTGGCTGTATACGTATCTGAGGTGCGAAATTTCTTCGTTGGATACAGAGACGGAAGTGATATCAATGAATTTgttgatatttttctttatattgcaCAATAACGTACATCAATTGTCAATCTGATTTGTGAAACTATTTCATACATATTAACTTTCTGAAGCTGCGTTGCTATATATATTTCGACCGAATAGATAAACTGAAAGTCTGCACCATCTCGAATGTCTTCATTTTGAATAGTTTATCACCAACCGTAATACATCCAAAGGCGATGAGGAAATATACAGAGTGCACTGTTTTATTGTAAACAGTTAAGGAATGGACAGCTCAATTCGAATGTAGCCACTCTTCAGCGTGATTCACTTGTAGCACGTTTCAAAACTGCAACAACACGTGAAAACAGCCGCGCTACATGAAGTGTGAGGTGGAGGAATATGGGGAGGGAGGTGTTCTGTGGGCATCCATCACACAGAGCACCGATGGCTGAGTGCACCATTCTCCCCTAAGCTAATTAGACATTTATGCCCAAACCTGCcttatcataaattttattttacaagcaGACATGGACAACAGTTCAGTGTTACATGAGTGACACTCATCCTCACACTTCAGACTCAacgtttaactgaaaatatttttattttaaagttgaataacggattattctttagtcttttatgtgtgataataaatgaagattctaaaacatgtctttctgtgtaaatcataaaacaaaataaagaccccTGTTATATTTTTGAAGACTAAAGCTGGATTAGCTTGTCTTCCTAGCATGAACATCAGCTGGGAATGCTATGGAAGTGCGCACATCTCTGCAACCGATAGGTTAGGGCTATCTCTGGattaaaacattgaaaaagtgCCATATATGACCTCTACGATCAGCAGTTACAGCTCTGTGAAATACCTAATGCCATCAACACGTCAGATGAGTGCAGtacattttatataaataattaactagTAGAAAGCTTTGCGTAAAATGATCGTGAAAAATGTTACTTCTTACTGAAGTTAAAACCGAAGtttatttctcagtatttttgggacattttaaagagaattaaatgtttttgtatttcagtttgtttctgtGAATAAGACAAGGATGCATCACAAATGAAGAACGGAAGAATTGTGTTTAACATTCTCTCAACACTGCGGTCATGAAAGGAGGAGCACAAGCCTGATTTCGAAAGGATATGGAAGGAAGTAGGTTGTTCCTTTTTCAAAGTAACAGTTCTGACATTTACTTGGAGAAGTACCCCTGAATTACTTAAAacgtaaatctgaatggccagacaggtatttgagccgtcatcctccagaatacgagtacagtgtgctaatcactgcaccacctcacttgctgTCAGAAATGTAGACCAATCAAAATACTAAGTCGAGGCTGATGATTTTGCAGCGAAAGGATGAAATCGGTTTCAACTGTCAAAAAAGCCTGAATTGTGAGTGTTTACAggtatggtacacaaaatggattcTTTACATTGATTAACCTGCAAAGAGTAAAACGATAGTGCTTAATAGCATTTGGTAGTGCGAGAGTGAGAGATGATAAACATATTAAGATGAGGCgtgaattacaaaagaaaataaaaactcatctttcttcaagataattcacaTCTTCACAAAGTTTCAGTGGCAATTAAAGTACTGATTTGAATCAGCTGATTGACAAAAATTAAATGACGTGAAAAAGAAACGGAAAATAAATTGGGGAGATATTTACATTGAATCTGAAACTTCGTAGAGGTGAAAAACAAAATCgtaatttttagaaataatttagaAGTACCTCTTCCACTATCTGTttgaaacagtaacaataaaaggtAAAACGAAGCACAGTTAGCGCACgtttaaaaacatgtaaaactttatgccgaAACACTGATATAAAAAAAAGCACTTTCCTAGCATTAAGAACCGGGAAGACGTGCCCTAAGTTAAGGAGTCTGTTGTGGGGGAAAGGTCGGCCGTGAGGAAGGTACGAATGTGACGGTATAAGCATGGAGGACTGGTGCGTAATAGCGAGGGGGTAGGATTGCCTGTTGTGACTGaagaaggggtgaggttgaactggGTGACCAGATGCCCTATATTTTATGTGATTATCATTTAGCTTAAGCGTCCCATTGTTTCGACAAAGAGAGTAATGGTCGTACACTGTCCCGTTTTTTGTTAAATGTCCCGTATATTTTGAAACAGCACGTTTTTAAGTAACGTGCAGCATAAAAAAATGGAGAATAAATGTGGTCATactgaataaataaagaaaatacactttTTGATTAAATCAAATGAacgagacactttttttttttagttctgtgtTTGGTACTATGCAACGCTTTCATATAGCAAGGAGTTTGTCACTCGCACTTTTTTGTGCATTGTCTATTGCTTCAGGCCACAATGTTTACAAGTTTAGTGTTAGACTGTAAGAATCGCACGTTACGTCACTACATGTAATACACTgcaaaattttcacacaaattctaaaaagattattgtatttacagacgaaattaaaacaaagtttcaatgtttgaaattaaaacGCAAAACTAGAAATCATTTTCCTCATTTGTTTGGATGTAgcaaccacaaaaaataaaatatttgctctaTTACTAATAGAAGAGTTCTTATTTGAGTGAGTGTCAACAGAATGGTACTGTGAGCTGCGTAGTTGTAGTGTAAACAAAGTATTTGAACACAAATCTAGTACATAAAGGTAGTGTTAACTAAAGTTTCCACAAAACATAGATTCATTTCAGTTTCTGATTTCGTACATCTGGTCTCCCTGTGGTAGAAATGGGAATTGGTGATGCTAACTGttgttggaaaaatgttgtgtacacgatattaccgccatttgtatatgtgcatatcattatcccataACTACAATGACCGCACTGTAATGCAAAAAGAAACGATATTTGTTGAATTCAATACAGCGCCGCAAATGTGGCGAGCGAGGGGAGTCAAGGTTCTACATTCCTGTTTCAGCCAACTGCCAGACCTACTTCTGATTTTGAGACactagccacactgggtaagggggaggaaactcatttcttttattgtcatgctaaaatttgcttcttttgccatagCACATTTGAGATAATATTTTGGCGCACATGCTACTTGTTGTGTAGACTActacaaaattctgaaacagtggtttattaattttaagtGACGAATGGtggaaaagtaaggtcaatagcttatgagaaAGCACATCCTCTGTAAGGTCTTCAGTAATGTTGATCCAAAATCCAcagtatttctcgtttcatcagctatcgatggcccttataaATAATTACGTAGTTCCATCGAAAAGGTCTGTAGTGAGTGGAATAGCATGCtaaatctgaaattttgtattaCCATATGAAAAAATAGTCTCCTCTCAGCATGCTATCTTTTGCAAAAAGATCATTTTGATACCTCAAACAGCTTATGAATTATGAGGAATGTTCTGGATATTtcgttctggctttatcgctggcttgCGTGATCGCAAATGGGTGTGTTATATCAGATCAATTTTGTCGAGGTTCGTAATGATCAAGACCTCTACCCAAGTCTATAGAAAGATTTAGTATGTTAGTTAAATTTCCGACGcaataaaatataatgtaatatgcaccaaaggcAAAATCATAGAAACCCctgattttcgttgcaaactttttttgaaatttacGCAGTGTATTACGTAAGCGCAAATATCACGATAACTATGACCATTGACGAATTTCTGGACACGGCATAGTGGATCTGACATGTAAaggtataagtaacgcaaaaagattttttttttttactgaataatttctATAAAATCGTTTAAGAAAGATTGCATGGCGTGCGCACACCGGCCGAAATTTCCTCACTGCACATCGGCCACAGTACTCTTTGCGGGCTGTCCGTGCTGCCATCTCGTTTAGCAGTTGAGAAACACCACCTAAGTGTGACTCGTGTTGGCGGCTATCAACTCAACTCTGTGCACGTACACGTTTGCTACACTATTGAAATTCCACATAACGCAACACATTGAACACACAATACTCAGTGAAacatgaatttaattgattaaactaAGATATGTTTCGTCCATGGAAATAAAAAGCCAAGTGATTTCATTGCAGTAGTTACACGCTCGTTTTGTATCGCTATTTTTGTAGTGTATGAATAGCCGTCTGAAGCGCGTGGAGCGGTATGAAAGCACAGCAAATCATCCTTAATGAAACATGGTATTATTTGTAGTATTGAATTGTGTTATGGAAGTTTGCATGAGTCTTCACACAGTAAATCCAGTTAACCAATTCATCTTGTTGAAGCCGCAACGCCACCTCCGCCGTCCATAACGATCTCCTAAGAAACTCCTAATTTTTCCAAATGATTAATTTAGTAAATACAGTTTATTGaactaaacaaacaacaataattaataataccctatagaaaataaattacaggtgTCATTAAACAGTGTTAAATTTCGAAATTGAAATCGTAAAACAGAATTGGTTTTATTCAGCCAATATGTTAACGTCTACTTTccgtaattttatttcagtactaactTTCATGATATTTTTTTAGTCTGTTTTCCACAAGACACCGTTTTCAATTGTCATTATGCCCGCCGTCTTTGCACCATTGAAGATCGATGACGAATTTACAGGAGTTTTGGTTCTGAATAAATTCACTACCTTTTAGCGTTCGTAACTGaggtataaataaatttttaacaatttCACAACATTTGGGAACTCTGATTTTTAATACACGTCTTGATATGACCACGAAGCTGGAATTTTTTTCTCCACTTTTAACAATTTCCCAGATGAAATACTTAAAATGTACCACTTCATCTTCAAAATTCACTTCAAAGTCCGCAGAACAGATTTCAAGGAATCTATTTGTTGCTATGGGCACCTACCTTAAATTCGGCAACAGACTTCACTCAGAACTCAGCGAAAAACCCATACAGGAAAGAGCTTTCTTTTAAGCGTTTATACAATGAGGAAATTCTCAGCGTAACTTGACTATTGGTACGTAAATATCAGTCATGATCATCTCTCTTCCACGAACCACAGTTTCCTCCGTGTTACCATCATCGTGTATTTCGCTGTCATTTTTCCACTTTGTGATGTTACGAAGTTttgtaacgatttcagaaattccacaGCCATTTGAAGCTCAACTGCTCTATTTTGTAAGGCACTGTTAACGCCATTCATCTGGTCTGGTACTGCGTTTCGTAAAGATGTGGTCTCGTGAACTGTTGGAGGCTTGTGATTCCCACCTTCAGCAACGTTCTCCAAAGGCTTCAGAAACTGGGTAGGGTTTTGAGATAGCATATTTGCTGCGTCAGCTCTTCAACACCGTATAGTCTTATATGTCGTTTTTAAAACAAATGCAGCTCCTTGCCAACAGATGTTCAAGCACAGAATAACTCAAACCTTCGGTTCAAATTGGAGCAGATTATAGTGGGACCACAACCGATTATTTTGATGTATCGGACAAATTTTCgaattgtattttttgtgtgtaaggGACACACGCAGCGTACATCGCGTAACAACGACGTAGCTCATACTAACTGTTCAAAGTGAAGATCACCAACAAACACAAATGTTTCGTAATTAAGgagttcatgtatgaatgtaaaaaATTGCTTATAtgaccaaaacatgaaagaaatgtatttattttcgtgaagTTTACACAAACGAAAATGGCAAATAgcactgaggactatgggacttaacatctgaggtcatcagtcacctagaacttagcactacttaaacctaactaacctaaggacatcacacacatccatgcccgaggcaggattcgaacctgcgaccgtagcggtctcgcggttccagactgtagcgcctagagccgctcggtcacatcggccggtcacaaaccaaaacaaaattgtaaatctcAGGGCCGCGTctgggcggccggcgcgagctacacctcgtgtatctcgcTCCGGCGACAGGGCGCGGGCGAccgctgggccatctgttggcggcgcggcgaacaccagccgcggtgcgcccgacccgagcgccaggccggcgcaagctacaccgacccccgctgctaccgctgcgccacctgtcaccgGCGCGGCGACTGAAAGCAGCACTGCGAGacccacgccagatggcagcacggcaccaccaccgacgcagacgacaGGGCGGCGCGACGTGAACGGACGGACTGCAGCTGCATCTCCGAGACATGGCAGCAAGAAGAGGAGATGCCGACGCCGTAACAACCGTCCCACTCCCAACCTTCCGCCGCAAAACTCCTGTCCTCCACCAAACTTGACCAACCCTCCTGTACCCTCCGTACAGGGCGCAACCGAGGCAGCTCCGCCCTCCCCTGCCCCAgccgacgctcggctaacggagaggcagcggtgctggctggcggccctggagagcgtccacgaccagccgtgggacgcattcgtcgcggtcgtcgaggacttcatttccgagatcgccgagacgaagccacaacgccaggcagccggagatcgacaggatgggccaccagcagcagcgcaccgcggccagggccgcgccgacgctgctgccaatccccctccccctgcccctacacgcggccgcggtgggcagcgcggtggacgtggcgcacggcgcgcggcggccgccgagcgtcggtacgacgcgaatgcagcgtctgagattcagaagctgtaccgcgcggaccggcgcaaggcgatgcagcgcgtccttggcgagacgtcgccgtactgccaaatcgatggcaacgtgctcacggagcacttcaagaaagtatatgctaaatctgacttttctgtttcagatgcaccagctgctgtcccggactttgccgccaccacgcctcctgatgtcagcgaggaggtcctgccGCCGATCACCCCctcagaggtgcaacagcggctccagaaggcgagcaatactgctcctgggtcagacggagtcacctactcggacttgcgacgtgaggatcctggctgccacgtgctagctaagatcttctcgcgctgctggaatgagcggaagactcaggtgcagtggaaaatatccactaccgtcctcatccacaagaaaggggacgtctcggacgtgacaaactggcggcctttagcattgagctctaccatctctaagctctttgctgcaatcgttgcggaccgcacttctctctgggcagagcgttagaacctgctctccccagaacagaagggcttccgcacgtttgaaggctgctacgagcacaacttcattgtgcagacggcaattgatgatgcaaggcgcaggggaggccaagcatgctttgcttggcttgatctggcgaatgccttcggttcagtgcctcacgctcacctccttggagtactgagcaggatgggactgcCAGAGCAATTGCATCAGCTAATTGCCGATATGTAcaatggttgctccacccgcgtccgtacatctgacggactaacggaggagatagagatccaggcgggggtcaaacagggctgtccactgtcgcccatcggCTTTAacctcgcgctcgagccggtacttcgcgccgcaacctcgctcagaaatgagtgtggtattccgcttagcggcgtcagtgtgagtgcactggcgtatgcggacgatatcgtgcttctggcgcgggattcagaggcgatgcagacgctcctcaatgttgtgggtgaggcggcgacgtgggccgggcttaccttcaagccgtcgaagtgtgccacgcttcacatccgccgtcggcagacactaggctcggtattcgccctgcaagggggagaaccagccgtgctcggtgcgggtgacgcctacctccatcttggcgttcccaccgggtacaaagtctcgcagacgccaacggatgcgatcgcggcaattcgacgtgacttgcagcacctggacgcttccctgctggctccctggcagaagattgacgctgtgcgtgtcttcctcctccctaggcttgactttgtcatgcggggcggagcggtacgcaaggggccgctatctgcactcgacaaggcagtgaaagcggctgtcaaatcatggctcttccttccacagcgtgcgtccactgaacagctgtacctcgcgctgggagagggaggatgcggcctgacgccgctcgcggacgctgcggtcatctcgacgatcgtccacggcttccgcatgctgcactgcgacgacgccaccgtccgcgacatcgcctgggccactctatctacggccgcgcgccgccgactggggagggagccgagtcgacccgacttggccacctacctgagcggcagcactgagggtgacctcgcacgTGACGGAGGCGgcatccagtcactgtggacgcgcctagcgccgcgtggcgtcacctggcgctggagtgaactgctctctgagttgcaggtggaggtcaacggccgacccgccatcgctgacgacgcggaacacggcggcatcggaggggtgacgcagccggccacggagggggcggcgcctgggactacacgacacctcgaagatggcggcgatggaccgcagcacgatgatggcagcgtgggacgcaccgccaacactggcgtcgagcatgtccgggtgggagggggcgccaaacgtcttctctcgcggacgctccgcgagtgtctgaggcagcgcctgccCAACCTCCTACTCAGAAAACCTGACCAGGGGAAGGTATTCGAGTGcaccagggagtccacagcgtccaaccacttcatggcgggaggcaaatacactcgcttcgcagactggcgcttcattcaccgcgccaggctcggagtcgtgcctctgaacggttgtcgccgcttcgatgggcgggcaaacaacaacaaagcctgccgacgctgtggccacaacaatgAGACGCTCCCACACGTGATCAACGCGTctatggtgcactcagcagccctgcagtatcgccacaacgcggtcctcaaccgcctcgcggcAGCAGTCGCTGGACGGCCAAgaagaggaaacactgctgttcctgacatcaggatcaaccaagctgtcataggggacagcagtgggctgcgtccggacctcgtaataactgacgaggccgcgaagactgtgaccatcgtcgatgtgacgatccccttcgagaataggcggattgcgctcgacaacgctcggcaactgaagaagataaagtacgccgacgttgcgcgcggattagccactcgcggctattccgtcactgtcgacgccctggttgtcggcagtctgggggcgtgggaccgccagaacgatgcagtgctccggcacctaggcatcgctagccgctactgccaactgatgcggcggctgatggtttctgacaccatcaagtggtcccgcgacattaATATGGAACACATTATTGGCtaccgccagtatgtgtccccctaggctgtggcatgctctgacgtcaggctgcgagaccctcgagactgcagtcgtcggagaacttcgaggtcggtgccttcgtgacgtcggtgtcgagattctcctccacgacgcgggacctgcggcgctacaccatcttcgcgccgcactgcagcagtgccgagtcagtagcggtgcgtgcggtgctgcctggtgcccctccctccgtggtgtccgccgaatatggcccccacctcggttggcgcggtgctaggcggcgccaaacgtgtccctactgcccggcagtctccagccagcgtgggaagcaacgccctcctgccacgacaccccagtgacgtctgccgcaaggcggacagaggggagaagtccggctgagtgtgacccgcctgcgtgcgtggcgcaccagccgctggcagccgtgcatgtgcagtgtgctgtcagggcacggag
This portion of the Schistocerca serialis cubense isolate TAMUIC-IGC-003099 chromosome 3, iqSchSeri2.2, whole genome shotgun sequence genome encodes:
- the LOC126471306 gene encoding uncharacterized protein LOC126471306; this translates as MQRVLGETSPYCQIDGNVLTEHFKKVYAKSDFSVSDAPAAVPDFAATTPPDVSEEVLPPITPSEVQQRLQKASNTAPGSDGVTYSDLRREDPGCHVLAKIFSRCWNERKTQVQWKISTTVLIHKKGDVSDVTNWRPLALSSTISKLFAAIVADRTSLWAER